In a genomic window of Acropora muricata isolate sample 2 chromosome 2, ASM3666990v1, whole genome shotgun sequence:
- the LOC136896561 gene encoding discs large homolog 1-like protein has protein sequence MDGYNSDNERKKLWDELSSGIKPSRIVVVHLTKGDGGFGFNIRGGLDHPHVGSDPGIFITTVKADSVAGRDGRLEPGDRILALNDIRLDCVTHDVAVNEFRKADESVSLLVEKNAETYLLSCSSASPDNSFVDGPTRLDSAEEEEAPFSSNLVTQFYESKLGALSIGLAVGSLAVFIFLKMYRATKS, from the exons ATGGAT GGCTATAACAGTgacaacgaaagaaaaaaactgtggGACGAGTTGAGCAGCGGCATAAAACCATCTCGCATAGTTGTTGTCCATTTGACAAAGGGAGATGGAG GTTTTGGTTTCAATATTCGAGGAGGCCTTGATCACCCTCATGTGGGGTCAGATCCAGGAATTTTCATAACTACGGTGAAAGCTGACAGTGTTGCAGGGAGAGATGGAAGACTGGAACCCGGTGATAGAATATTGGCG CTAAATGACATTAGGTTGGATTGTGTGACACACGATGTTGCAGTTAACGAATTCCGCAAAGCAGATGAGTCTGTTTCACTTCTTGTGGAAAAGAATGCAGAGACATATCTTCTG TCCTGTTCTTCGGCTTCACCGGATAATTCCTTTGTTGATGGTCCAACAAGGCTTGATTCTGCTGAGGAAGAGGAAGCGCCTTTTTCTTCAAACCTTGTCACACAGTTTTATGAATCCAAGCTGGGAGCTTTGTCCATCGGATTGGCTGTCGGTAGTCTAGCAGTGTTTATCTTTCTGAAAATGTACAGGGCTACCAAGTCATAA
- the LOC136896571 gene encoding ubiquinone/menaquinone biosynthesis C-methyltransferase UbiE-like — MNVSTPAHAYQKISEVQREHGKKLIHEELQPRPGDTVLDLGCGTGELSAYIAELVAENGKVLGVDPDSERIKLAQSAHKGIKNLTFGEGSTSHFPNLGSENFDLIYSNHVLHWVFNKPEAFKNMFCSLKPGGMMTLNYSDHLPPIIECVFRELNAENYDIILKMYDFQKRSVMEEMCRNAGFDVIKSYDLRFGDFVQKNVDSLLCFFWATTNGAFDLNVVTEERLRSFCDRYNDSQGEVGGIRLRRTEMDFYSVMVAKK, encoded by the coding sequence ATGAACGTCTCGACCCCAGCACATGCATATCAGAAAATTTCAGAAGTTCAAAGAGAACATGGCAAAAAGCTGATACATGAGGAGTTACAGCCTCGACCAGGAGACACTGTGTTGGATTTAGGATGCGGTACAGGCGAGCTGTCAGCCTATATTGCAGAGCTTGTTGCTGAAAATGGCAAAGTTCTAGGCGTTGACCCGGACAGTGAACGCATAAAACTTGCTCAAAGTGCACACAAAGGGATAAAAAACCTCACATTTGGGGAAGGAAGTACTTCGCACTTTCCAAACTTGGGTTCAGAGAACTTCGATTTGATTTATTCAAACCACGTTTTGCACTGGGTTTTCAATAAACCCGAAGCCTTCAAAAACATGTTCTGTAGCTTGAAACCGGGTGGAATGATGACATTAAACTACAGTGATCACTTACCTCCAATTATCGAATGTGTCTTTCGAGAGCTGAACGCGGAAAACTATGACATTATTCTTAAGATGTACGACTTCCAAAAGAGATCAGTCATGGAAGAAATGTGTAGAAATGCTGGTTTTGATGTTATCAAAAGTTACGACCTTCGTTTTGGAGATTTCGTGCAAAAAAATGTCGAtagtttgctttgttttttttgggcCACAACAAATGGAGCCTTCGATCTGAATGTTGTAACTGAGGAAAGACTGAGAAGTTTTTGTGATCGCTATAATGATTCACAAGGTGAAGTCGGAGGTATTAGGTTGAGGAGAACAGAAATGGATTTTTATAGTGTTATGGTTGCAAAGAAATGA
- the LOC136893878 gene encoding demethylmenaquinone methyltransferase-like, producing MHEELQPRPGNIVLDLGCGTGELSAYIAELVAENGKVLGVDPDSERIKLAQSAHKGIKNLKFVEGSTSHFPNLGSENYDLIYSNHVLHWVVNKPEALSNIFSSLKPAGKVSLCYCDHSLPVFDCAFQELNPDFFDLMLSTFDFQERSVIEEMCRNAGFDTLKSYDVPMEDLVYESGDGVLLFFWATTNGVFDRNLVTDERLRSFCNRHSDLQGKAGDIRLRTTENDFYSVMIAKKLAHS from the coding sequence ATGCATGAGGAGTTACAGCCTCGTCCAGGAAACATCGTGTTGGATTTAGGATGCGGTACAGGCGAGCTGTCAGCCTACATTGCAGAGCTTGTTGCAGAAAATGGCAAAGTTCTAGGCGTTGACCCGGACAGTGAACGCATAAAACTTGCTCAAAGTGCACACAAAGGGATaaaaaacctcaaatttgtGGAAGGAAGTACTTCGCACTTTCCAAACTTAGGTTCAGAAAACTACGATTTGATTTATTCAAACCACGTATTACACTGGGTTGTCAATAAACCCGAAGCTCTCAGCAACATATTCAGTAGCTTGAAGCCGGCTGGAAAAGTAAGTTTGTGCTATTGTGATCATTCGCTTCCTGTCTTTGATTGTGCTTTTCAGGAGTTGAATCCAGATTTCTTTGACCTTATGCTGAGTACGTTTGATTTCCAAGAGAGGTCGGTCATTGAAGAAATGTGCAGAAATGCTGGTTTCGATACACTGAAAAGTTATGATGTTCCTATGGAAGATCTTGTGTACGAAAGTGGCGAcggtgttcttttgtttttttgggcAACAACAAATGGTGTGTTCGATCGCAATCTTGTAACTGACGAAAGACTTCGAAGTTTTTGTAATCGCCATAGTGATTTACAAGGTAAAGCAGGAGATATTAGGTTGAGGACAACAGAAAACGATTTTTACAGTGTTATGATTGCAAAGAAACTAGCGCATTCATAA
- the LOC136906098 gene encoding uncharacterized protein translates to MNAQDRVATFPILAGCLIFNHTSSSLLLKLLGFSSLSIAIVYTLCFSTLLLLWYRLVHSFKARQTYEKQNLLRELRSLDAEKIPFIVDRFLTLDRIRSREMGAVYPLEKQCVVCLDAEARIQTFPCKHVVVCGWCAWQSLKLSYLQRSNHRCVIRRSEIEDFSGCLIKDLIHINWKDVQRIVEDVKSNY, encoded by the coding sequence ATGAATGCACAAGACAGGGTTGCAACTTTTCCTATTTTAGCAGGATGTCTGATTTTTAACCACACTTCAAGCTCGCTGCTTTTGAAATTATTGGGATTTTCCAGTTTATCGATTGCCATTGTTTATACTTTGTGTTTTTCCACGCTACTTTTGCTCTGGTATCGGTTGGTACATTCGTTCAAAGCTCGCCAAACTTATGAAAAGCAAAATCTTCTCCGAGAACTTCGCTCCCTCGACGCTGAAAAGATTCCGTTCATTGTTGACCGCTTTCTAACACTCGACAGGATCAGAAGTCGTGAAATGGGAGCTGTGTATCCCTTAGAAAAGCAATGTGTTGTTTGCCTAGACGCTGAAGCGCGTATTCAAACATTTCCATGTAAACATGTAGTGGTATGTGGATGGTGTGCTTGGCAGTCTCTTAAGCTCTCTTACTTACAGCGATCAAATCATCGTTGTGTCATACGCAGGTCTGAAATAGAAGACTTCAGTGGATGCTTGATAAAAGACTTGATTCACATCAACTGGAAGGATGTACAAAGGATTGTGGAGGACGTAAAATCAAACTATTAA
- the LOC136906066 gene encoding uncharacterized protein: MIFLLLTLLAFPSSSHSRQITTANDAEDRLAVVDNKISPNEFVFAFHAQGGKLRFQKYSLGKWSAWQDLDAPNGRSIISNAVAVHDANNLTNVFCLCDNGQVYYRTQLTGKMEFGKWLAISSKLPFEEGVSLRGKDTLSALSYGNNVALFSRSMTKASRFYWTQNINGNWSAWSLIGGSSVSLKTDVAVAYNSFSKYLEAFAVMDNNKLYRTWQTGPTKWVSWDETGYSAPETQWAPVVHSMSHSVFNGVLGVFIYGNDGYIHHIWQTTCDKVPNPWGWCTWSLWYKVGDKIPEALPSDNPLSIGANIHLGIEVFIVGKGGDLWHMWQLERGGVWNSWKQITPTQTTKIASHVYIRNDKKGWWSAYALDTNDHIAVIEQKRSLTLSSTTVPFGSPVKVSWDVPIDEATNKDWIGVYPSGADNYMYVDFYYVGGGRNPGKDAKPTGSLTFKSYLPDGQYDYRYLVDRRYFDAVSSSLAATNDTKDKEWIQVYRGIATGLGKESFNFEKCVEDGNHTVELFKESFAAFQKNDIFKGLQLIGTALMDVVKAFEDCGETDIAKALEKLATDFIQCVKGNCVNFAIDVVDEILILFENVYDIYGDIQGASNSFKIQAYEQGGFCIGRVVNVCISLPSLYK; encoded by the exons ATGATTTTTCTCCTACTCACTTTGCTCGCTTTCCCGAGCTCCTCGCATTCGCGGCAAATTACAACAGCAAATGATGCCGAGGATCGCCTGGCGGTTGTTGACAACAAAATATCTCCGAATGAATTTGTCTTCGCTTTTCATGCCCAGGGAGGAAAGCTTAGGTTTCAAAAATATTCATTGGGAAAGTGGTCAGCCTG GCAAGACTTAGATGCTCCCAATGGAAGGTCAATCATCTCAAATGCTGTGGCTGTCCATGATGCAAACAACCTGACCAATGTCTTCTGCTTGTGTGACAATGGACAAGTATACTACAGAACACAATTGACTGGCAAAATGGAGTTTGGGAAATGGCTTGCAATTAGCTCCAAGCTTCCATTTGAAGAAG GAGTCTCATTAAGAGGCAAAGACACCTTGTCAGCACTGAGTTATGGGAACAATGTGGCTCTCTTCTCAAGGTCAATGACCAAAGCATCCAGATTCTATTGGACACAGAATATAAATGGCAATTGGTCAGCCTGGTCTCTGATTGGTGGATCATCTGTCTCCTTAAAAACCGATGTTGCAGTAGCTTATAACAGCTTTTCAAAG TACTTAGAAGCATTTGCAGTTATGGACAATAACAAGCTGTACAGGACCTGGCAAACAG GTCCAACAAAATGGGTTTCGTGGGATGAAACAGGGTACAGTGCTCCAGAGACACAGTGGGCTCCTGTGGTGCACTCCATGAGTCACAGCGTATTCAATGGGGTCTTGGGTGTTTTCATTTATGGAAACGATGGCTACATTCACCATATTTGGCAGACAACTTGTGACAAGGTCCCCAACCCCTGGGGATGGTGCACATGGAGTCTTTGGTACAAGGTTGGAGACAAGATCCCTGAGGCATTGCCCTCTGACAATCCACTGAGTATAGGAGCAAATATACACCTTGGAATTGAG GTTTTCATAGTAGGAAAGGGTGGTGACCTGTGGCACATGTGGCAACTTGAGAGGGGTGGGGTGTGGAACTCGTGGAAGCAAATAACACCAACCCAGACAACAAAGATAGCCAGCCATGTCTATATCAGAAATGACAAAAAGGGATGGTGGTCTGCATATGCT TTGGACACAAATGACCACATTGCAGTTATTGAACAAAAGAGGTCTCTGACCCTCTCATCAACCACTGTACCCTTTGGAAGCCCGGTAAAGGTTTCCTGGGATGTTCCCATTGATGAAGCAACCAACAAAGACTGGATAG GAGTGTACCCTTCAGGTGCAGACAACTACATGTATGTAGACTTCTACTACGTCGGAGGTGGACGGAATCCAGGCAAGGATGCTAAGCCCACTGGTTCCCTGACTTTTAAATCTTATCTGCCTGATGGACAGTATGACTATCGATATTT GGTGGACCGGAGGTACTTTGATGCAGTTAGTTCTTCCCTTGCTGCAACCAATGACACAAAGGACAAGGAATGGATTCAAGTGTATCGTGGCATTGCGACAGGACTTGGAAAGGAGAGCTTCAATTTTGAGAAATGTGTCGAGGATGGCAACCACACAGTTGAATTATTTAAGGAATCATTTGCTGCTTTTcagaaaaatgatatttttaaagGTCTTCAGTTAATAGGAACAGCTCTGATGGATGTTGTGAAAGCATTTGAAGACTGCGGGGAGACTGACATTGCTAAAGCACTTGAAAAGCTTGCGACAGACTTCATTCAATGTGTCAAAG GAAACTGTGTCAACTTTGCAATTGATGTGGTAGATGAAATTCTGATCTTGTTTGAAAACGTGTATGATATTTATGGTGACATTCAAGGAGCCAGCAATTCGTTTAAGATTCAAGCATATGAACAAG GTGGGTTTTGCATTGGACGTGTTGTCAATGTGTGCATTTCACTGCCTTCCCTTTACAAGTGA
- the LOC136906082 gene encoding 26S proteasome non-ATPase regulatory subunit 8-like codes for MASQVGLKEVVSLYQTLIKEWNRKPVDLEKVGKLLSGMKMALIQFSFLPTSSTKPSPQELLLARDALEIGVQWSILKEDIPSFERYMAQLKPYYLDYKGILEESAYMYQLLGLNLLSLLAQNRLAEFHTELELLPAKELQNSVYIKHSVSLEQYLMEGNYNKVFVARGNVPADNYHFFMNILLDTLRDEIAACAEKAYCCISFSEAARILYFDSEKDMKSFAEKRGWLLKQDNFYYFETETDKEAKQEIPAYKMIQHMLEYAKELERIV; via the exons ATGGCTTCCCAAGTTGGCTTGAAAGAGGTGGTTTCACTTTATCAAACCTTGATAAAAGAATGGAATAGAAAACCAGTTGACCTTGAAAAAGTAGGGAAGCTCCTTTCCGGAATGAAA atgGCTTTGATTCAGTTCTCATTCTTACCAACCTCATCAACCAAACCAAGCCCACAGGAGCTTCTATTGGCGA GAGATGCACTAGAAATTGGTGTTCAGTGGAGCATCTTGAAGGAAGATATCCCTTCCTTTGAGAGATATATGGCACAATTAAAACCATACTATCTTGATTACAA AGGTATTCTAGAGGAATCTGCTTACATGTATCAGCTCCTGGGACTAAATTTGTTGTCTCTTCTTGCACAAAATCGCCTGGCAGAGTTTCACACT GAACTAGAACTTTTGCCTGCCAAAGAACTGCAAAACAGTGTCTATATCAAACATTCTGTCTCCCTTGAGCAG tacCTCATGGAAGGAAATTACAACAAG gtttttgtgGCAAGAGGGAATGTTCCTGCCGACAACTACCACTTCTTCATGAACATTCTTTTGGATACACTTAG GGATGAAATTGCAGCTTGTGCAGAAAAAGCATATTGTTGTATATCCTTCTCAGAGGCAGCTAGGATTCTGTACTTTGACAGCGAAAAAGATATGAAGTCCTTTGCTGAAAAG CGAGGATGGCTTTTAAAGCAAGATAACTTCTACTACTTTGAAACAGAAACCGACAAAGAAGCAAAACAGGAAATTCCAGCTTATAAAATGATCCAACACATGCTTGAGTATGCCAAAGAATTGGAGAGAATAGTTTGA
- the LOC136906114 gene encoding protein FAM98A-like, with the protein MEADIQDALEDLGFNGPVLEEGALAVMVKQQKLTPEFMVLCLKLVEQLKSLSNIQENVSEKEDEETFRMEMSGLLNEMNCPHSDLMGVRGLVGSKNRLLLLDYLTSELQALQMIGGEEEEIEEEDLVLSPALQQLLSILTALNLPQPTKDTTVFELFSQIESKVRQLLSKVPRDHLGNPLLTKNLSGTQWEKVEEINSQLNQEYTLRRSMLLKRLDVTIQSFGWSDRAKTKKDEISSVFYPVRKSLSVRSPVSIPDVIATRSDLLRLIKTNDAEIRKKTRCKINRIVMGRVPDRGGRPSNVAPPIEMPAFTKRTEAPRDQRPSSGRGGRGGRVQGGWSSGSVVREGRGGGGREKRGGQGGGWQGGRGWQGGGQRGNPFGGSYNSGSSLYYS; encoded by the exons atgGAGGCTGATATTCAGGATGCATTAGAAGACCTTGG TTTCAATGGTCCTGTTTTGGAAGAAGGAGCATTGGCAGTCATGGTTAAGCAACAAAAGCTTACTCCTGAGTTTATGGTGTTGTGTCTTAAACTTGTGGAACAGTTGAAAAGTCTTTCTAACATACAAGAAAATGTTTCAG AAAAAGAGGATGAGGAAACCTTTAGAATGGAAATGAGTGGACTGTTAAATGAAATGA ATTGTCCTCATTCTGATCTCATGGGAGTAAGAGGCCTTGTGGGATCAAAAAATCGCCTTCTTTTGTTAG ACTATCTAACATCTGAGCTTCAAGCACTTCAAATGATTGGAGGTGAAGAAGAGGAAATAGAGGAGGAAGACTTA GTTCTAAGTCCTGCTCTTCAACAACTTTTGAGCATATTAACAGCTTTGAATTTGCCACAACCAACTAAGGATACCACAGTGTTTGAATTGTTCTCTCAGATAGAATCAAAG GTGCGACAACTGTTAAGCAAGGTGCCTAGGGACCATCTTGGAAATCCCTTGCTGACAAAGAATCTTAGCGGCACCCAGTGG GAAAAAGTTGAAGAAATCAACTCACAGCTTAACCAGGAATACACACTGCGTCGCTCCATGTTGTTGAAGAGGTTGGACGTGACCATCCAATCGTTTGGTTGGTCTGATAGAGCTAAG ACGAAAAAGGATGAGATATCATCAGTCTTTTATCCTGTGAGAAAATCTCTTTCAGTGAGATCGCCTGTCAGTATTCCAGATGTCATTGCCACAAGATCGG ATCTTCTGAGGTTGATTAAAACAAATGATGCAGAGATTAGGAAGAAAACACGGTGCAAGATAAACAGAATCGTGATGGGCAGG GTGCCTGATCGTGGAGGAAGGCCTTCAAATGTTGCACCACCAATAGAAATGCCAGCTTTTACAAAGCGAACAGAGGCCCCCAGGGACCAAAGACCATCAA GTGGCCGTGGAGGAAGAGGAGGGAGGGTTCAAGGGG GATGGTCCAGTGGTAGTGTTGTAAGAGAGGGTCGTGGTGGTGGAGGAAGAGAAAAGAGGGGTGGCCAGGGTGGTGGCTGGCAAGGAGGGAGGGGCTGGCAAGGTGGAGGCCAGAGAGGAAACCCTTTTGGTGGGTCTTACAACTCTGGCTCATCTCTCTACTACAGTTAA